A stretch of the Deltaproteobacteria bacterium CG11_big_fil_rev_8_21_14_0_20_49_13 genome encodes the following:
- a CDS encoding (Fe-S)-binding protein produces the protein MIDQRVLVKLIDRLNSYPIGLPDAPEIREFLSIFLTPDEALLASLFPMKEATTREMAKRAMWGLQKTEATLEKMADKGAVIDFKLDEGHHYWFLTPSIIGFIEFSLMKTHNELPMKKMAELLHAYEHEHLWKEVFGSQTQMTRALIEHDVPISSEVMTYAQVTEVIKAAGGGGVQTCFCRHQAHLLGEPCKRAGFEGTCISLGKASDFTIRRGFARKASAEELLALVKELGKKGLIHVTDNIRNTPSFVCNCCGCCCGLLTGITEKKIPHAVSPTPFILKVNEDNCNGCGACAKMCQISAVKMEGKKARVDVKNCLGCGSCIKFCKKEALSLVERKKRPKLPGNVSVRFLKMAFEKGRLLKLFPDMLTSRMAKYF, from the coding sequence ATGATCGATCAAAGGGTCCTTGTAAAGCTCATCGACAGGCTTAACAGTTACCCGATAGGCCTTCCCGACGCGCCCGAGATAAGAGAGTTTCTAAGCATATTCTTAACGCCAGATGAGGCGCTCCTTGCGTCGCTCTTCCCCATGAAAGAGGCGACCACGAGAGAAATGGCTAAAAGGGCCATGTGGGGCCTTCAAAAGACCGAGGCTACGCTCGAAAAAATGGCCGACAAGGGGGCCGTTATCGATTTCAAACTCGATGAGGGCCATCACTACTGGTTCCTGACCCCTTCCATAATAGGCTTCATAGAGTTCAGCCTGATGAAGACCCACAACGAGCTTCCCATGAAGAAGATGGCGGAGCTCCTTCACGCCTACGAACACGAACATTTGTGGAAGGAAGTTTTTGGCTCGCAGACCCAGATGACAAGGGCGCTTATCGAGCACGACGTGCCAATATCTTCCGAGGTAATGACCTACGCGCAGGTGACGGAGGTGATAAAGGCGGCCGGCGGAGGGGGCGTTCAAACCTGCTTTTGTCGGCATCAGGCGCATCTTTTGGGGGAACCCTGCAAACGCGCCGGTTTTGAAGGCACCTGCATCAGCCTTGGCAAGGCTTCTGATTTCACGATAAGGCGCGGCTTTGCAAGAAAAGCAAGCGCCGAAGAACTTCTTGCGCTCGTTAAAGAGCTCGGCAAGAAGGGGCTTATTCACGTTACCGACAATATCCGCAACACGCCATCATTCGTCTGCAACTGTTGCGGATGCTGTTGCGGGCTTCTCACCGGTATAACTGAGAAAAAGATACCCCACGCGGTCTCGCCGACGCCGTTCATCTTAAAAGTGAACGAAGATAACTGCAACGGATGCGGCGCCTGCGCCAAGATGTGCCAGATATCGGCCGTGAAGATGGAAGGGAAGAAGGCGCGTGTTGACGTAAAGAACTGCCTTGGCTGCGGTTCTTGCATTAAATTTTGCAAGAAAGAGGCTCTTTCGCTTGTCGAAAGAAAAAAGAGACCAAAGCTTCCGGGGAACGTCTCCGTTCGCTTTCTAAAGATGGCGTTCGAAAAGGGGAGACTGCTCAAACTTTTCCCCGACATGTTAACTTCAAGGATGGCAAAATATTTTTAA
- a CDS encoding cell filamentation protein Fic, protein MKEILTKVDEAQAKINALRPFSNEMNHQIKEYFRIGLTYSSNALEGNSLTISETKVVIEDGLTIAGKPLRDHYEATGHSDAFDHMYALATGKTITEEDIKKLHALFYHRIKEEDAGVYRKVQAIITGSQYPLPTPDALPGMMQKFIKDLPRLKKDTHPVVYAAKLHKEFVFIHPFVDGNGRVARLLMNVALMQAGYIIAVIPPLKRSEYISALEKAHKNDADFIKLIASCVYETQNDLLRMANGKS, encoded by the coding sequence ATGAAAGAAATTTTAACTAAGGTTGATGAGGCTCAGGCAAAGATAAACGCATTGCGCCCCTTTAGCAATGAAATGAACCACCAGATAAAGGAATATTTTCGTATTGGGCTTACCTATTCAAGCAATGCGCTTGAGGGGAACTCTCTGACTATATCGGAAACAAAAGTGGTCATAGAGGATGGTCTCACCATCGCCGGAAAGCCGCTTAGAGATCATTACGAAGCAACAGGGCACAGTGACGCTTTCGATCACATGTATGCGCTTGCTACCGGGAAAACCATAACGGAAGAAGATATAAAGAAGTTGCACGCGCTCTTTTATCACCGCATCAAGGAAGAAGATGCCGGAGTGTATCGGAAGGTTCAGGCTATTATTACGGGTTCTCAATATCCTTTGCCTACACCAGACGCGCTTCCCGGAATGATGCAGAAATTTATTAAGGATTTGCCACGCTTAAAAAAAGACACCCATCCGGTTGTCTATGCCGCTAAGCTTCATAAGGAGTTTGTATTTATTCATCCGTTCGTTGACGGCAATGGGCGAGTGGCCCGACTTTTAATGAATGTGGCGCTTATGCAGGCAGGATATATTATCGCGGTCATTCCGCCGCTCAAACGGTCGGAATATATCAGTGCGCTTGAAAAAGCACATAAGAATGATGCGGATTTTATTAAGCTAATAGCGTCATGCGTCTATGAGACCCAGAATGATCTACTGCGCATGGCTAATGGAAAAAGTTAG